From a region of the Chloroflexota bacterium genome:
- a CDS encoding DUF502 domain-containing protein codes for MEAKRKAPHHRGTISMRVRERLYIHWLIRHLRTHLIAGTIALIPLVVTFVILRLFFNFVDGLVQPLVERIFDREIFGVGGAITIVGVYIVGLVIRSAYGKPFIQVIETVILRVPLIKSIYNPTKQIIDSLSTAGQAPHRVVVIPWPSKDTYTVGFYTGEVTDGEGKFFCNILVPTTPTPQSGLLAIVPKEEVIFTDMTLDEGLRLVVSSGVITPKDLMRKNYQKRPEDKDPNEVPERL; via the coding sequence ATGGAAGCAAAGCGCAAGGCACCACATCATAGGGGCACTATATCGATGCGCGTGCGAGAGCGCCTGTACATCCACTGGCTGATCCGGCACCTTCGGACGCACCTCATCGCCGGCACGATCGCGCTCATCCCGCTCGTTGTGACCTTCGTCATCCTGCGCCTCTTTTTCAACTTTGTGGACGGCCTTGTCCAGCCGCTTGTGGAACGGATTTTCGACCGAGAAATCTTCGGTGTCGGCGGCGCCATCACCATCGTCGGCGTCTACATCGTGGGCCTGGTCATCCGCTCGGCCTACGGGAAGCCGTTCATCCAAGTCATTGAGACGGTTATCCTGCGCGTGCCGCTCATCAAGTCCATCTACAACCCCACAAAGCAGATCATTGACTCCCTTTCAACGGCGGGCCAAGCGCCGCACCGGGTTGTAGTTATCCCCTGGCCCAGCAAAGATACGTACACGGTCGGCTTTTACACCGGCGAGGTGACGGACGGCGAAGGGAAGTTCTTTTGCAACATCTTGGTGCCCACAACACCGACGCCGCAATCTGGGCTTCTGGCGATCGTGCCGAAGGAAGAGGTGATCTTCACGGACATGACGCTGGACGAGGGCTTGCGCCTTGTAGTCTCCAGCGGCGTCATCACGCCGAAAGACCTGATGCGGAAGAACTACCAGAAGCGGCCCGAGGACAAGGACCCGAACGAGGTCCCGGAGCGGCTCTAG
- a CDS encoding LLM class flavin-dependent oxidoreductase — MKFGLIFELQVPKPWNPRSEYDIFHQAADQVVFAEQNGFEYAWVVEHHFLTEFAHSCGPEVWLGYLASRTSAIRLGHGVVLMEGKVNHPIRVAERLATLDIMSNGRADLGTGRSSNPWQLEPFGVRLEDTRDEWEEAIEIIPKMWMSDWFSHKGKFWDIPERNILPKPIRKPHPPLWMACAQPDSFTIAGRHGIGALCFAIAPPGYLKERIADYRKAVTHPAKQAGAYKHEQVGAFAMTYCDDTDRKAREIGGPNALWYFATNKKLYDPSWQRIEERDVPPSYRYHKLNVTPADSALRSRQADYNEQIDSGAYCIGDPDACIRTIEMYRDAGADQILCMMQVGRIPHERLMNSIKLFGKYVIPHFKNSAKGA; from the coding sequence GTGAAGTTCGGCCTGATCTTTGAGCTGCAGGTCCCCAAGCCCTGGAACCCGCGCAGCGAGTACGATATCTTCCACCAGGCCGCCGACCAGGTGGTCTTTGCCGAACAGAACGGCTTCGAGTATGCCTGGGTGGTTGAGCATCACTTCCTCACCGAGTTCGCCCACTCCTGCGGCCCGGAAGTCTGGCTCGGCTATCTCGCCTCGCGGACCAGCGCCATCCGCCTGGGCCACGGCGTGGTCCTCATGGAAGGCAAGGTCAATCACCCTATCCGCGTGGCCGAGCGCCTTGCCACCCTGGACATCATGTCCAACGGCAGGGCGGACCTCGGCACGGGGCGCTCATCCAACCCGTGGCAGCTTGAGCCCTTCGGCGTGCGCCTTGAAGATACCCGCGATGAATGGGAAGAGGCCATCGAAATCATCCCCAAGATGTGGATGAGCGATTGGTTCAGCCACAAGGGCAAGTTCTGGGATATCCCCGAGCGCAACATCCTGCCGAAGCCCATCCGGAAGCCCCACCCTCCGCTCTGGATGGCCTGCGCTCAGCCGGACTCCTTCACCATCGCCGGACGGCACGGCATCGGAGCCCTCTGCTTCGCCATCGCGCCGCCGGGCTACCTGAAAGAGCGCATCGCCGACTATCGCAAGGCCGTCACCCACCCTGCCAAGCAGGCTGGCGCTTACAAGCATGAGCAGGTCGGCGCCTTTGCCATGACCTATTGCGACGACACCGACCGGAAGGCCCGTGAGATCGGCGGCCCGAACGCCTTGTGGTACTTTGCTACCAACAAGAAGCTCTACGACCCCAGCTGGCAGCGGATCGAAGAGAGAGACGTGCCGCCCAGCTACCGCTACCACAAGCTCAACGTCACCCCTGCCGATTCAGCCCTACGATCCAGGCAGGCCGATTACAACGAGCAGATAGACTCCGGCGCCTATTGCATCGGCGACCCAGACGCCTGCATCCGCACCATCGAGATGTACCGGGATGCGGGCGCAGACCAGATCCTCTGTATGATGCAGGTGGGACGCATCCCCCATGAGCGACTCATGAACTCCATCAAGCTCTTTGGGAAGTACGTCATCCCCCACTTCAAGAACAGCGCCAAGGGTGCCTGA
- a CDS encoding LLM class flavin-dependent oxidoreductase, producing MKFGLLFELNVPKPWGDRTEYDTFHQAADQTVLAEQQGFEYVWAVEHHFLPEFAHSGAPEVWLGYLASRTSTIRLGHGVVLLEGKINHPIRVAERIATLDIMSNGRVEFGTGRSAHPWQIEPFGCELAETRDEWAEAIDIIPKMWSTDWFSHKGKFWDIPERNILPKPIQKPHPPLWVACAQPDTFEMAGRKGVGALCFTLAQPGQMKERIDRYRTAIATAPEQAGLFKNNQVGAFTVVYCDDDNQRARDLGGPNALWYYATLRNIYDPVWMQRNLEDVPPSYRWHAQLVRSDDRVGNKGWDYNQLIDNGSMCVGDPDHCIRTIEKYEAAGADQLLCFMQVGRIPHEKVMNSIMLFGKYVIPYFAKKARGKATLL from the coding sequence ATGAAATTCGGCCTGCTCTTTGAGCTTAACGTCCCCAAGCCCTGGGGCGACCGCACCGAGTACGATACCTTCCACCAGGCCGCCGACCAGACGGTGCTGGCCGAACAGCAAGGCTTCGAATATGTCTGGGCAGTGGAGCACCACTTCCTGCCCGAGTTTGCCCACTCCGGCGCGCCCGAAGTCTGGCTCGGCTATTTGGCCAGCCGCACCAGCACCATTCGCCTTGGCCATGGCGTCGTCCTTTTGGAGGGGAAGATCAACCACCCCATCCGCGTCGCCGAGCGCATCGCCACACTGGACATCATGTCCAACGGGCGTGTCGAGTTCGGCACCGGGCGGAGCGCCCACCCCTGGCAGATCGAGCCCTTCGGCTGTGAGCTGGCGGAGACGCGGGACGAGTGGGCGGAGGCCATAGATATCATCCCTAAGATGTGGTCCACGGACTGGTTCAGCCACAAGGGCAAGTTCTGGGATATCCCGGAGCGCAATATCCTGCCCAAGCCCATCCAGAAGCCGCATCCGCCCCTTTGGGTGGCCTGCGCCCAGCCGGACACCTTTGAGATGGCTGGCAGAAAGGGCGTCGGCGCGCTGTGTTTCACATTGGCCCAGCCGGGCCAGATGAAGGAGCGCATAGACCGCTACCGCACCGCCATCGCCACCGCGCCTGAGCAGGCAGGCCTCTTCAAAAACAACCAGGTAGGCGCCTTCACCGTGGTCTATTGCGACGATGACAACCAGCGGGCGCGCGACTTGGGCGGCCCGAACGCTCTCTGGTACTACGCCACCCTTCGCAACATCTACGATCCGGTCTGGATGCAGCGCAACCTGGAAGACGTACCGCCCAGCTACCGATGGCATGCCCAGCTCGTCCGGTCGGACGACCGCGTGGGCAACAAGGGATGGGACTACAACCAGCTCATAGACAACGGCTCCATGTGCGTCGGCGACCCTGACCACTGCATCCGCACCATCGAGAAATACGAGGCGGCCGGCGCCGACCAGCTTCTCTGCTTCATGCAGGTTGGGCGCATCCCCCATGAAAAGGTGATGAACTCCATCATGCTCTTTGGCAAGTACGTCATCCCCTACTTCGCAAAGAAGGCGAGAGGAAAGGCGACGCTGCTGTGA
- a CDS encoding SOS response-associated peptidase, producing the protein MCGRYAVASSNREIEERFQCDVGSLELTPRYNVAPTQESLAIVTGANGERQGQMMRWGLVPHWAKDLSIGARFINARAETAEETAAFRVAFRKRRCLVVATGFYEWLREGKAKPPFYVMLKAKGPFAFAGLWELWRSPEGKWVRSFTILTTEANPLMRPIHDRMPVILTPETEALWLDPLSEDPARLSKVLVPFAAEEMHFHEVSSIVNSWKVDSSACAEPIAAGPGG; encoded by the coding sequence ATGTGCGGACGCTACGCCGTCGCCTCCTCCAATCGAGAGATAGAAGAGCGCTTCCAGTGCGATGTCGGATCGCTGGAGCTTACGCCCCGCTATAACGTCGCGCCTACCCAGGAATCACTCGCCATCGTCACCGGCGCCAACGGCGAGCGGCAAGGCCAGATGATGCGCTGGGGCCTGGTGCCTCACTGGGCCAAGGACCTCTCCATCGGCGCGCGCTTCATCAACGCCAGGGCTGAGACGGCGGAGGAGACGGCCGCCTTTCGCGTGGCCTTCAGGAAGCGGCGATGCCTTGTCGTCGCCACCGGCTTCTATGAATGGCTCCGCGAAGGCAAGGCCAAGCCCCCCTTCTACGTCATGCTCAAGGCCAAGGGGCCCTTCGCTTTTGCAGGGCTGTGGGAACTGTGGAGATCGCCCGAAGGCAAGTGGGTGCGCTCCTTCACCATCCTCACTACGGAGGCCAATCCCCTCATGCGCCCCATCCATGACCGGATGCCCGTCATCCTCACGCCGGAGACGGAAGCTCTCTGGCTAGACCCGCTCTCGGAGGACCCGGCAAGGCTCTCGAAGGTGTTGGTCCCCTTTGCCGCGGAAGAGATGCATTTTCATGAGGTCTCCTCCATCGTCAACTCGTGGAAGGTGGACAGTTCCGCCTGCGCGGAGCCCATCGCAGCTGGACCAGGCGGCTAG
- a CDS encoding SDR family oxidoreductase: MQLNGKNVIVTGAAAGIGKATAIACAKAGANVALVDIDEAGANKTAKEFPRQGRKSLVIKTDIANVQQTRAMVAQVKREFGSIDALANVAAIFPRAKILEVTEKLWDDILSVDLRGLFFCCQAAMHVMVQQKSGVIVNVASGAAFRPIEGHGVYSAAKGGVVALSRVLALEGIKHGVRTNVVAPGHTDTERNKAIVTPARRAGDYATLVGGRYIEPAEVASAIVFLCSDAASGINGAILNVCRGSYMIG; encoded by the coding sequence ATGCAGTTGAACGGCAAGAATGTGATCGTCACGGGCGCGGCGGCGGGCATCGGCAAAGCCACAGCCATCGCCTGTGCCAAGGCGGGCGCGAACGTGGCCCTTGTGGATATAGACGAGGCTGGGGCGAACAAGACGGCCAAAGAGTTCCCCCGACAGGGCAGGAAGTCCCTGGTCATCAAGACGGACATCGCGAACGTCCAGCAGACCCGCGCGATGGTGGCCCAGGTAAAGCGCGAATTCGGCTCCATTGACGCCCTGGCCAATGTGGCCGCCATCTTTCCCCGCGCCAAGATACTGGAGGTCACGGAGAAGCTGTGGGATGACATCCTCTCTGTGGACCTGCGTGGCCTCTTCTTCTGCTGTCAGGCGGCCATGCACGTCATGGTGCAGCAAAAGAGTGGCGTCATTGTGAACGTCGCCTCCGGCGCGGCCTTTCGCCCCATAGAGGGCCACGGCGTCTATTCCGCCGCCAAGGGCGGCGTGGTGGCCCTGAGCCGCGTGCTGGCCCTGGAGGGCATCAAGCACGGCGTCCGCACCAACGTCGTCGCCCCTGGGCATACCGATACCGAGCGTAACAAGGCCATTGTCACGCCTGCCCGGCGCGCCGGCGATTATGCCACCCTAGTCGGCGGCCGCTACATCGAACCGGCGGAGGTCGCCAGTGCCATCGTCTTCCTCTGCTCGGATGCCGCCTCCGGCATCAACGGCGCCATCCTCAACGTGTGCCGCGGCAGCTATATGATTGGCTGA